A single region of the Amphiura filiformis chromosome 7, Afil_fr2py, whole genome shotgun sequence genome encodes:
- the LOC140157549 gene encoding uncharacterized protein, which yields MEDLSQKLMRSIGLNESSTLKSEEDARHKIPLMQQFPQFKKPWTPVGQKSCLVTKLMKQHKSSNSQLSPLVQRMVNSYSNNNNERKPCNAKNKVTWCASSNKQCSSEMESQNPRIPKNVSIHARGRWVIKLDDTSTKPLDQMWVKLCRLSKKGGLPQCNCKLKESEGAIWIYCYLSQARQIFTVLKAEVLLQGAKFYVQGRCLLQADAMGIIETDNVLSDR from the exons ATGGAAGACTTAAGCCAGAAATTGATGAGGAGCATTGGACTAAATGAAAGCTCTACGCTGAAGTCAGAAGAAGATGCAAGGCATAAAATACCTTTGATGCAACAA ttTCCTCAATTTAAGAAACCATGGACACCTGTCGGACAGAAAAGCTGCCTTGTAACAAAGCTCATGAAGCAGCACAAGTCATCAAACAGCCAATTATCACCATTAGTTCAGAGAATGGTCAACAGCTatagtaataataacaatgaaaggAAGCCGTGTAATGCAAAGAATAAAGTG ACTTGGTGTGCATCAAGCAATAAGCAATGTAGCTCTGAAATGGAAAGCCAAAATCCTAGGATACCAAAGAATGTGAGCATCCATGCCAGGGGGCGATGGGTCATCAAATTAG ATGACACCTCAACAAAACCTCTAGATCAGATGTGGGTGAAATTATGTCGTCTTTCAAAGAAAGGAGGTCTTCCTCAATGCAACTGTAAATTAAAG GAAAGTGAAGGTGCAATTTGGATTTACTGCTACTTGTCACAAGCAAGACAG ATTTTCACAGTGCTGAAagctgaagtgcttctgcagggAGCCAAATTCTATGTGCAAGGAAGGTGCCTTCTACAGGCAGATGCAATGGGGATTATAGAAACTGATAATGTTCTATCAGACAGGTGA